A single Anopheles arabiensis isolate DONGOLA chromosome 2, AaraD3, whole genome shotgun sequence DNA region contains:
- the LOC120898505 gene encoding extensin-like codes for MAFNMIATIVCGALLLSTATAVVNNNGNQSTQEAQRREAPLADSYGLPLASGPELPAPVYGAPAVAHYPPPPPDIPPPAPAPPPVQVPHKEYGVPVQSYGPPNVNIEYGPPPAPVPKPVYHPHPKPQYHGPPPSHHKKSSSFLEQLFSTFGFGGGDDDHHSHHGHHHHAPKPVYGPPSQPAPVYGPPSGPVAPPKPVYGPPAPAPQPNYGPPVHHAPPKPLYGPPKPTYGAPFQSGFSVQSASFGHQSASFGHQSTSFGHHPASPVHAPPTPPEIKCDGWKPIAGPVVQPEVHAPESSYGPPPSGDFLGTQHQLESSGASVATSDIGLQLPKLEHGPVFNAHSEQHAGVELSKGNSYEVHSNFISDSYGAPPVDSFLPGKYKPSFAKPLAPPPQKLHFPPAPHYGAPLRHPGLGISHGSVSGNLKPWPVSGSPPRHPIAYRPPVPQGLIESIGHAVEHQENFGTKPAYSGDVYLPPPTRDVAHSGPSSLELNALPSEQPARPFLTQHQLPEAQSYVQEPRYQAHDVVSVSSDCGHGPTSVDVQQSIQTNQLSIVGPSATASYSADYSNSHSAQEHYAGESSSRHVQASSLPGLDGGLGGLELISAQKSQSLTIPVQGQHGSYHLQFQSADPQGAGSAPHEQILSEGLLQSILSAIEQPQQHRATEEQDSYDPNIDHSEVSVFLKSPEGQKTLQDHPNGHVGHKR; via the exons ATG gCATTCAACATGATCGCAACGATAGTTTGCGGCGCTTTGCTGCTCTCTACAGCGACTGCCGTGGTCAATAATAATGGAAATCAATCGACACAGGAAGCTCAGCGGCGGGAAGCTCCCCTTGCAGATTCTTATGGCCTTCCGCTAGCGTCTGGACCCGAACTACCTGCACCTGTGTACGGTGCTCCAGCAGTTGCTCATTATCCACCACCTCCGCCAGATATACCTCCACCCGCTCCCGCTCCTCCACCAGTGCAAGTTCCTCACAAGGAATATGGAGTTCCGGTGCAAAGTTACGGCCCTCCAAATGTCAACATTGAGTATGGACCGCCGCCAGCACCTGTTCCGAAGCCCGTTTACCATCCACATCCCAAGCCTCAGTACCATGGACCTCCACCATCGCATCACAAGAAGTCTTCATCGTTCCTTGAACAGCTGTTCTCGACGTTTGGCTTCGGCGGAGGCGATGATGACCATCATTCCCATCacggccatcatcatcacgctCCCAAGCCTGTGTATGGTCCTCCCTCCCAACCGGCTCCAGTCTATGGGCCACCCTCAGGACCTGTAGCCCCACCAAAGCCTGTCTACGGACCACCCGCACCTGCTCCGCAGCCGAACTATGGTCCGCCAGTCCATCACGCACCTCCGAAACCTCTGTACGGTCCCCCAAAACCTACGTATGGTGCGCCATTCCAGTCTGGCTTTTCCGTGCAGTCAGCTTCCTTCGGCCACCAGTCCGCTTCCTTCGGACACCAGTCCACTTCCTTTGGACACCATCCCGCCTCTCCAGTCCATGCTCCACCGACTCCTCCGGAGATCAAGTGTGACGGATGGAAACCTATTGCCGGTCCCGTCGTTCAGCCTGAAGTGCATGCGCCTGAATCATCCTACGGTCCTCCACCGAGTGGCGACTTTTTGGGCACGCAACATCAGCTTGAGTCTAGTGGTGCCAGCGTGGCAACCAGTGATATTGGGCTACAGTTGCCCAAGCTAGAGCATGGGCCCGTCTTCAACGCCCACTCAGAGCAACATGCCGGTGTGGAATTGTCCAAGGGTAACAGCTATGAG GTTCACTCGAACTTCATCAGCGACTCTTATGGAGCTCCTCCGGTGGATTCATTCCTTCCCGGCAAGTACAAGCCTTCGTTTGCTAAGCCATTGGCTCCACCGCCGCAGAAGCTCCATTTTCCACCGGCTCCCCACTACGGTGCACCGCTGCGTCATCCCGGTCTTGGCATTTCACACGGCAGCGTGAGTGGAAACTTGAAACCATGGCCCGTTTCTGGCTCACCACCTCGCCATCCTATTGCATACCGCCCACCGGTACCGCAGGGTCTCATCGAATCCATTGGACATGCCGTTGAGCATCAGGAAAACTTTGGAACTAAGCCAGCCTATTCCGGCGACGTGTACCTGCCGCCGCCAACGCGTGATGTGGCTCATTCGGGTCCGTCGAGCTTGGAATTGAACGCACTGCCATCGGAACAGCCCGCTAGACCGTTCCTCACTCAGCATCAGCTGCCCGAAGCGCAATCCTACGTCCAGGAGCCACGCTACCAAGCGCATGACGTTGTTTCAGTCTCCAGCGACTGTGGACATGGCCCCACCTCTGTGGACGTCCAACAATCGATCCAAACGAACCAACTATCCATCGTCGGACCATCGGCTACGGCCAGTTACTCAGCAGATTACAGCAACAGTCACAGCGCTCAGGAGCACTACGCTGGCGAGAGTTCGAGCAGACACGTCCAAGCATCCAGCTTGCCCGGACTCGATGGAGGTCTAGGAGGGTTGGAGCTGATTTCAGCCCAGAAATCCCAGAGCCTTACCATCCCGGTGCAGGGCCAGCATGGCTCCTACCATCTGCAGTTCCAATCGGCCGATCCGCAAGGTGCTGGTTCTGCTCCACATGAACAGATCCTCTCCGAAGGGCTTTTGCAGTCAATTTTGAGTGCTATCGAACAGCCTCAGCAGCATCGTGCCACGGAAGAGCAAGATTCCTACGACCCCAACATTGATCACAGCGAAGTGTCCGTGTTTCTGAAAAGTCCCGAAGGTCAGAAAACGCTTCAAGATCACCCGAACGGGCACGTAGGTCACAAGCGATGA